In the Triticum aestivum cultivar Chinese Spring chromosome 2B, IWGSC CS RefSeq v2.1, whole genome shotgun sequence genome, aactattttgcaagaataaaactacgtgTACTTTGCGAGAATAGAACTACGGATAAAtttcaaggtaataaaagtggatagcttttgtcagcaagaaagtcatttgtccctaggcaaccgataacaagtactggtaatcattcttgtaattttatatgagggagaggaatgagctaacatacattctctacttggatcatatgcacttataattggaactctagcaagcatctgcaactactaaagatcattaaggtcgtgaaacccaaccatagcattaagtattaaGTCCTCTTTACTcgcatacgccatgacccacttatctgcgtttaggctgttgtcacccccgcaacactgacaataagcaaaccatgaacatattgcaacaccctacaacgggggccACTCAtatttgcgcgagaacggagggcaccgtaggacaacaccataaataaaatatacaatcataccaaccaagatcacgattaacccataggacaaaacggatctacacaaacatcataggataaccatagatcattggaaaataatatatggagttgagcacgatgtttaagtagagattatagcggggggAAGAGGTATTatactgctgcatagagggggagagagttggtgatgacggtagaAAGATTGTTGATGAAGATCACCGTCATGATCCTAGCCCcgacggcactccagcgccaccgggagagtgggggagagagtcgccctccttcttcttcttcttccttggcctcccccctagagggaaggagggttccccctctggtccatggtatccatggtggcggaggggcgggagcccctccgagattggatctccctctctgttctcttctttttcgcgctccccagatctggacaaaaaccgtttcttatattctcggagatccataactccgattgcgctgatatttttacacgattttttttcTGGATACAAGCTTctttgcgcccgaagtagagatccaaccgacgttcgaggagggcacaaactaccaccatgcgccaggggcctgaggcgcgccctggtgtatctggtccacgtgggcctccgtttgcggtgattccaactcccaaagatcacaaatattgcaaaataattctccatgtagttgcatcacgtttggactttgtttgatatggattttctgcgatacaaaaacaagcaacaaacaggaactggcactgggcactggataagtaagttagtccaaataaatcatataaaaagttgccaaaagtatgtaaactTTGTATAATATTTTCAtgaaacaatcgaaaattatagatacaacggagacgtatcagtaggcatcccacctttcttcctcaacaatcatcggttagtatcggttgggcttaagtttttgcttcttcacatgagttgtgctattcttggaatgtcattttattatgttttgcttgcttttttaataaaatacttagatctgaaagttatttaaataagagagagtcctcaaatggcTACCCATTTATTTAACTActtgcttgatcttcacttatatctttttggagtagcttgtcatttactcttgtgcttcacttatatcctttgagtaaattgttgaatgaactgaatatcatgaagttgaaattatatgttcatatgatgcctagtagtagcttcatattgggtttagaaagtgaaatcttttgaagcttgacaatcacaatattggtcatacaagcaattcatgaatgattagtataaggaagagaactttcacacgCAAATATATTAttttggacatcttctatgattgtgaatacccattaattattttcaaacttgagcaaattagttgaagttggacaaggaagacaacataatgagttatggttgtgtatatttgcatagaagttatattgtcatggagcctccaacatgtggtgtttgcttaggatcttttgctagctaaaaattcgtactaagtagagatactacttgtgcatccaaaaaccattgaagccagtttcttgccatgagtgtccatcatACCTATGTATGGATTggataagatccttcaagtaagttgccatcggtgcataaagcaataaacattgctcctaaatatgtttgatcttttattgtaagggaaaattgagcgttgtacaaagttgtgatggcaaagtaataaaagcgacgaactgcataataaaggttgctatcataaggggcaatataacgtgacattcctttgcattaagagtttgggcatccaaataaaaagcgcatgacaacctctttttccctctgtgaagggcctatgttttacatttcagtatttacttttatgcaaagagtcagtAGTATAAATCTCATTTCAACCTCatttattctctagttggcaagcatcatgtggtggggaaagatctaggcacatatgaccagtcaaatatatttgatcatgatttattattgtaaaaattatctctatgataaatgagttgggagccaaaatattaagcccctatctttctctgcatttgatggatgccatttgttctaagaatatgctttgagtagtagcaatcatggaagactatatgatgattgagtatgtagAGCTCTTACCTAGAcgttgttgaataagttgaattgcaattgcttggtgactgagaacataggttgttgagtttcaagagaattcattgtttgaacctttacATGtggattggttgctactttaacatgagaggttttataagaaagaattgctgttatgatgctatgaaaagtgactgaaattatcattgatcaaacttatgcactttgctagcattcacacttcacaaattatttcttttatcatttacctactcgaggacgagtaggaattaagcttggggatgctgatacgtatccaacgtatctataatttatgaagtattcatgctcttatattatcattcttggatgttttacaatcattttatagcaactttatatcatttttttggggactaacctattgacatagtgcccagtgccagttgttgttttttgcttgttttttacatggcaggaaatcaatatcaaatggagtccaaacacggCAAAaaattttggagaatttttttggactagaacactcaggatgggccagagaagtaccataggggtgccccgagggggcacaacccacccgggcacacctaggggccaggcgcgccctggtgggttgtgcccacctcggtggcctcccgcaccgcctcttcgccctataaatcgtcaaatattccaaaaaccctagatcagaagttccgctgccgcaagcccctgtagccacgaaaatctagaccccgttccagcactccaccggagggggagatcatcaccggtggccatcttcatcatcctggcggccaccatgataaggagggagtagtccaccctcgggaatgagggtttgtaccagtagctatgtgtttaatctctctctctctctctctctctcgtgttcttgagatggcacgatcttgatgtatcgtgggctttgttaatataggtGGATCATATGgcgtttctccctctctatcttgttgtgatgaattaagttttccctttgatattttgttttattggattgaatacttttatggatttgagagcacttcttggctggtctacaagaataaagtagCGTAGTAGAATCACGAGCGTCACAACAACGGTTGGCTGGTCGACATGAGATACGACATACACGTACTTGGCACATCTAGCTCTCTGACCTAGATGGGCCGATTCGGCCTCCTTCTTCGGCTGTATGTCCACTAGCGTAGCACCTTTGGGTGGGTCGGGCATCAATGTCTTCATCTTCCAGCGAGAGCACAACTTGTGCCCTCCTTGATCGTCTCATCCACGGTGTTGAACCGAGAGCACACCTCCATAGACTTCACAAACTCCGTGTGGCCGTCGTGTAAGCACCCAAGGAGTAGTGTCATTCAACCAAGGCTGATGGGGAAAGGATTCATGGTGGTGGAGCGGTTATAGATAGAGATTGAGTTGTGGAAGATAAGATGGTACAAGACACACACACTCGCGtgcgcggagagagagagagagagagagagagagagagagagagagagagagagagagagagagagagagagagagagtgagagagagagatgggtcgAAGATGAAGTGGAATACGGTGGTAGATAAATGAGGGGCTTTGGAAGTTGAAGTGTTGGTGAGAGAGAAAGGGTTGGGAGTAAATGCGGTAGGTGGGTGGGGATGAAAGAATGCTCAATTTTGGTTTCTTATACATTGATCTTGTTCATCTATGTAGTATATTTTGATATTCTAGTATGGTACCTTCATTGATCTTGTTCATTTGTGTTTGCTAGTGCAATACACTAGGGAGGGGGACATCAACCAAGAAGCCTGATACTGGGCCGATCTCGGGGCCCAGGAGGCCTGACAACAACACGGCTCGAGGAAGCAGTCCAAGGCCTGCTTGAAACGAGAAGATCATCTTGGCGTACAAGACAGGAATCCGTTGGCACGGAGTCGGTTAGGGACGTGTAAACTTTAGCTCGCATCCCCTATATAAGGCAAGGGCTAGGGGTAGCTATTCTCGTCTATTCGATAGACAATACTCTTGGTGATCACATCCATTATCATCTTGTAACCCACTCGCACGAGGTGCTCCCACATCAATATACAacaaagtaggacgtagggtattacctcactATGAGGGCCTAAACCTTGGTAAATCCCTTGTGTGAACTCCCTTCTAGTACTTCGGCCACGTTCGCCACTCTACCGAGGGTATTGGCGGTTTCCCGTATCTCCAGTGTTCAATGCAGTGCTCGTCTTTGCCAATGCTACTTCAGGCAGCTACTTGAAGAGCAAGGTGGTAACGTCGACAAATTTCTCGAAGGGCAAGGCGATGGTGGATGACAGTGCCCCCAAGTGGCCCCGAAATTACGGACATTTCCATTACGACTCAGACCCAACTCTTTTCTGCAAGATCATTCTCGCACCTAAGTTGGAGTTCCGCTGATGCCCACTGACTTCACCAATCACATGTCCACCGTCCCATCGAAAGTCGTGCTGATGATGAACACCGATTGTGCTTGGAGAAGCACGGTCCGAGTGGTCAACGGTAGGTTCACCCTTGATAAAGGGTGGGGGCCCTTCACCGTAGCTCATCAGCCGAACACCGGGTACCTCGTGATCTTCAAGGTGCCGACTCTCGATAGCTTCAAGTTGATCGTTTTCAACATCGACACCATTGAGGTGGTGGCCCAGTGCAAGAAGCATAAAGTTGCATTTGCGTTGGAATGTTAGTGTGTTTCCTTTAGAACTATCTAATACTTGTTGAAATGATGTTGGATTGTTAGGGCATGTTGGTTTATGTGTCTGTGAGTACCGCGTAATGCTTAATGGTTGTTCAATGTGCCTGCTAGATTAAGACTTGCTATGTTGTGCCTATGACTATGCGTGAGTTGGTAACCTCACTACCAGAACAAGAGGTTACCACACCGTATGTCTTGTatgcaatcaaataacaactctttgccTTTTGTTAGCAGAGGTTTGCGACCAAACATCCATGCATGTGTTTCTGCCCAGTTAGGCTCAAGAAATGCATGGAACCAAACTATGTGTATTAGTACATGATTTTTTGTCCGCATCAACTCAGCCAGGCCTAGTAGAGTGACGGATGCAAAGAATGAACGATATCTGCAGCCCAAAATGTAGGCGGGTGGGAAAGGCACCACCCCAAGGTTCAGTATACCTGAATTAGTCGAAAAGGCACCACCCCAATCCCCAAGGTTCAGACTTGAGTTCAGTTGCGACTTTCAAGCCGGAGAGAGGTTAGTTCATGATGCATGTATGCATGCACCCCAAATGTGGTACTTTACTCTGCCCAGTTCCTATGGCTATTTATCCGCAAGGCACGTGTCGCCCTCTCCAATGCAAACATCTCATCTATGGATTCTACTGAATGAATGTAGCAAGAGGCACACCAGGAAAGCCTACCCTCTAGTTACTTACTACCAGTACATTAATGTATCTGTCACTACTATACTTATAAACATTTATGCGTGTTAGGCAGCCAGGTCGTGGGTTAACTtcagcgaggcggcggcggtagAGATTTGATGAAGGCGTCCACCTGGAGGTTGGTCAGGCGCGGAAGGAACTTCATGCAGATGGGCGGCCTCACGCCGGCGAGCGCCAGCACCGACTGCGGCAGCGTCCATATGCCGTCGCCGCAGATGAGCCCCGACGCGACGGGCGGCGCGAACGCCTTGGCCCTGGCGCCGTCGACGTGGTCCCACACGAAGCGGATGAGGCTCCCGATGCACATGTCGATCCCGAAGTAGGGCCCCAGGTAGAAGGGGATGGCCATGGCCATGGGCAGCGGGATGAACTGCGCGATGTTGGGGCCCGCGAGGTCCCTCGCCAGGTTCACCACGATGGCGCCCACGAAGAAGACGATGCAGAGGTCCAGGCAGTGCTTGGGCAGCGACCCGAGCCCCTGCACGCCCAGGATGGCCATGTTGCGGTACACCAGCGCGTTGGGCGACGGGTACTCGGACCCCGGCGTGCCGATGTCGCCGAACGCCTTGTAGAAGAGCCAAAACACGGACGGCGCGATGACGCAGCCCATGGCGGTGCCGATCACCTGGCTCACGAACATGGACCGGGGGGACGCGAGCGTCATGTACCCGGTCTTGAAGTCCTGCGTCAGGTCGGACGCCGTGGAGACGATGCCGATCATGACCCCGCACGCGGCGAGGCCGGCGATGATGCCGCCGTTGGAGGCGCCGGCCCAGGCGCCCACGAGGAAGATGGCGAGCTTGCCGTAGGTGGTGGCGAGGGACCAGTCGGTGAGGCCGCAGCCGTAGGCGTTGCAGAAGGCCAGCACCGGCGCGATGACGTAGGAGGTGGCCACGTGGTACCACCTGAGCTGGTGGAAGATGCGCGGCACCGTGATGATGGAGATGGCGGCGGTGACCGCGTAGGCGCTGAGCGCGAGCGTGTTGGGGATCTGGTCCTTCATAAAGAGCTCCGTGCGGCGCTGGTCGTCGAACGTCTCCACCGGCCCCAGGTCGCCCCCGGCCTCGCTGATGGGCAGGCTAGGCCCCGACATCATCCCGCGCACCTGCGCCACCAGCGCCGTCATGGTCCGGGTCAGCACCTTGAGGAAGTTGTACAGGCCGTCGCCGAGGATGAGCGAGATGGAGATGAACACCTGCACGATCACCATTCATATCAAATCCTTGTCCTTGCTGCAACGACGATGAAATCTTCACATACTCGGTAGCCGACGATGCCGCGGAGGCTGCTGGGCTTGAGGTCGGCGGGGTACCAGTCGCCCTTCTTGTGCTCGATGATAGGCCACATGATCCCCCATGATATGATGCCTCCGAGGAGGACGGAGAGGTTGACGAGGTAAGGGCAGATCATCCCGACACCTAGGTACGTGGCCGAGAAGTCGAAGTAGAACCTGCCCGGATTCATTTGTTGCAAATCCAACAACAAGGGAGTCATGTGACTGATTATACTCAATGGTTAACTACACGTACACACAAGGTACACAGGCACCACAAGAATTTTCACACGAGCAGAGCACACCGGGCGTCGTCGTCGTGTTGGCCAGCTAGTGCAAGCCTAGCAAGATTCTTAAGCTCTTGGAGAATTGCATACAACCGCATGAAATTTGACTTGTCAGACCCTTGTATTTctaccgcaaaaaaaaaaaaactatcaTTCATTGTCATTTTTTTATTACATGCTGTATTCTCTGCATGCCTACCGTGCAACTTTCCTCCTGTAACACATCTTCCAATGTCACTATATTTTCATGGCATACAATGATTTTCTCCTATTTTTGCAGTACACGCTTAAACATAACTGAAATACGCAAGTCACGGTAATGGATTATTACAATATGCAAAAATAAGATAATAATGCAATTTTCGCAAAAGAAATGTTCTCTAAAATGTAATGGATTAGTGACATCGAATTTACCcttacaaaagaaaagaaaataaaaacagaaacaaaaccaaaaaaatgaaatagaaactaaaacaaaatcaaaaaaataaagttttctaaggaagaatgacTTCGTGACCTTGGTATTACCTTTCGGAagaagaacaaaaataaaacagaacttgatgaagttttctaagaaaaaATGAAATCCTTTAAGAAGAACAATGAAAAAAAAATTTGAACTTGCACGCAACTTTGCACTAGAATTGCACCTTTTGAAACATTCAAAgtataagcatataatagtgcaatTTTTATATTCTACTATAATTTACACACGTATTATTTAGTGCCTGCATTTATGCTTACACacacaaaaataaaataattatGTTTCCTAAgtaggaatgaattagtggcattgttaTTACCCTTCAAGAAGAAAAAAGTGAAAACAATAAAAAATAAACTCAAAATAATTATAATTTCCATGGAAGAATTAATTAGTGGCATTAGTATTGCCATCTAAGAAggaaaatggggggggggggtctaaaaCAACGAGTGATCTTTTTTTGCACAAAATATACGTAAAAATTGTGTTTTTcaaaatatgcaagaataagcatataaatgTGAAAATTGTACAAAAAATAATCTAAgaaaaaatgaattagtggcattggtattacccttaataTAGAAAGGAAATTATATAAAATTAAAACAATATCATAATAATgaagttttcaatgaaagatcGAATTTGAGGTGTTGGTATTTTCCTTTAAGAAGAAggaaattaaaaataaaataaaaaatttgctTACAACTTCGCATCAAAATTGCACATTTTGT is a window encoding:
- the LOC123042699 gene encoding probable metal-nicotianamine transporter YSL10; protein product: MARKVEEEEYEEDEGESIERVFEGQEVPDWKEQVTARALAMSALLGFMFSVIVMKLNLTTGIIPSLNVSAGLLGFFLLTSWTRLLNKAGVPGVKPFTRQENTVVQTCVVACSGIAFSGGFGSYMFGMSERISEQSGEVRDEDSIKNPSLGWMIGFLFIVSFLGLFSVVPLRKIMIIDYKLIYPSGTATAHLINSFHTPQGAKLAKLQVKTLGKFFAMSFSWGFFQWFYTGGKDCGFSSFPTLGLEARRQKFYFDFSATYLGVGMICPYLVNLSVLLGGIISWGIMWPIIEHKKGDWYPADLKPSSLRGIVGYRVFISISLILGDGLYNFLKVLTRTMTALVAQVRGMMSGPSLPISEAGGDLGPVETFDDQRRTELFMKDQIPNTLALSAYAVTAAISIITVPRIFHQLRWYHVATSYVIAPVLAFCNAYGCGLTDWSLATTYGKLAIFLVGAWAGASNGGIIAGLAACGVMIGIVSTASDLTQDFKTGYMTLASPRSMFVSQVIGTAMGCVIAPSVFWLFYKAFGDIGTPGSEYPSPNALVYRNMAILGVQGLGSLPKHCLDLCIVFFVGAIVVNLARDLAGPNIAQFIPLPMAMAIPFYLGPYFGIDMCIGSLIRFVWDHVDGARAKAFAPPVASGLICGDGIWTLPQSVLALAGVRPPICMKFLPRLTNLQVDAFIKSLPPPPR